The Clostridioides sp. ES-S-0010-02 genome window below encodes:
- a CDS encoding TrmB family transcriptional regulator: MDTIVNELQNIGFTKYESQIYISLLKENPLTGYEISKLSGVPQSKVYENITKLLNNNIIINIETDPIKYVPINPNELLKSKKEEFNNSMDKLENNLQILNKGKSIEYVLNIKSSKNILKKAIEMINNAKQEIIISCSHEEILDLKDELLTASKKNVNVEILLLEDKKIEGLSNIHIHGGNETTLKNKKLYKGILLIVDESEILTGNLSEGNEAISIWTKNSNILYIGNQYIQHEIYISQKIKGGLKDE; the protein is encoded by the coding sequence ATGGATACTATAGTTAACGAACTACAAAACATAGGATTTACCAAATATGAATCACAAATCTACATATCATTACTAAAGGAAAACCCTCTAACTGGTTATGAAATAAGTAAATTATCAGGTGTACCACAATCAAAAGTCTACGAAAATATAACAAAATTACTTAACAATAATATAATTATCAATATTGAAACTGACCCTATAAAATATGTACCTATAAACCCTAATGAATTACTAAAAAGTAAAAAAGAAGAATTCAATAATTCTATGGACAAACTAGAAAACAACTTACAGATATTAAATAAAGGAAAAAGTATAGAATATGTTTTAAACATAAAAAGCTCTAAAAATATATTAAAAAAAGCAATCGAAATGATAAATAACGCCAAACAAGAAATTATAATTTCTTGTTCTCATGAAGAAATTCTAGACCTAAAAGATGAGCTTTTAACTGCTTCTAAAAAAAATGTTAATGTTGAAATACTACTTTTGGAAGATAAAAAGATAGAAGGTCTAAGCAATATTCATATCCATGGAGGTAATGAAACTACACTTAAAAACAAAAAACTTTATAAAGGTATTCTTTTAATTGTAGATGAGTCTGAAATATTAACAGGAAATTTATCTGAAGGTAATGAAGCTATTTCAATTTGGACAAAAAATTCTAATATTTTATATATTGGAAATCAATACATACAACATGAAATTTATATTTCACAAAAAATAAAAGGGGGTCTTAAAGATGAATAA
- a CDS encoding ATP-binding cassette domain-containing protein gives MVILELIDVNYKYEGSNKYVLKDVSAKFETGKMYVVIGKHQAGKSTLLSIISGLDDYTDGSIIYKGKDLRNINKDMYRNKDIGAIFKDYNLLNNETILENMFLPMRISENKKKNKREIACKILQKVGIDREKVLDRVENLSYYDKQKVCIAKSLSNNPDLIICDDIIESTDDKREENLINVLYNLAHKDNKCVIITTSSEEVALFADEIWGINNGKLMFIKSKEKNMD, from the coding sequence TTGGTAATACTAGAACTGATAGATGTTAATTACAAGTATGAGGGAAGTAATAAATATGTATTAAAAGATGTAAGTGCCAAATTTGAAACTGGAAAAATGTATGTTGTTATAGGAAAGCATCAGGCAGGAAAGAGTACTTTGTTATCTATAATATCAGGTCTTGATGATTACACTGATGGAAGTATTATTTATAAGGGTAAGGATTTAAGAAATATAAATAAGGATATGTATAGAAATAAAGATATAGGAGCAATATTTAAAGATTATAACTTATTAAATAATGAAACTATTTTGGAGAATATGTTTTTACCAATGAGAATTAGTGAAAATAAGAAAAAGAATAAGAGGGAAATAGCATGTAAAATTCTACAAAAGGTAGGAATTGATAGAGAAAAAGTACTGGATAGAGTAGAAAACTTATCTTATTATGACAAACAAAAAGTGTGTATTGCTAAGTCATTATCTAATAATCCTGACCTAATAATATGTGATGATATTATAGAGAGTACAGATGATAAACGTGAAGAAAATCTAATAAATGTGCTTTACAATTTGGCACATAAAGATAATAAATGTGTGATAATAACAACAAGTTCAGAGGAAGTTGCTTTATTTGCTGATGAGATATGGGGAATAAATAATGGAAAATTAATGTTTATAAAAAGTAAAGAAAAGAATATGGATTAA
- a CDS encoding HAMP domain-containing histidine kinase: MQGLKDKKTIVLILYSVIVFIIFTVGLKYIINISNTSKELIANDSNSYYGTNIDNTYNTMEDKTLDKRLSFDYNIVLNSNFNIIIMLFFAFTVTSNFILLSILNRLEFKERMEILNNINNIEDEDEVLSIDPIMSKVYKDLKDKFDSHIEDYKRLNSYLSHEQKNAIAILRTSLELSGNEELLNTLNKVANNVEDVLAISDTKNNEDMYEVDIALICAQVCDHYSKVYANLSFDFDEDENMSIYGKEKWIYRGVSNLLDNAIKYGEGKDICVNVKNQKGSVIVSVRDNGIGMSKQSMKKIFYDRYRINELNKDGYGIGLSLVKHVCNLCNGFIWVESEEGKGSIFYLVFKEYKE; this comes from the coding sequence ATGCAAGGATTAAAAGATAAAAAAACTATAGTTTTAATTTTATATTCTGTTATAGTCTTTATAATTTTTACAGTAGGTTTGAAATATATTATAAATATATCTAATACAAGTAAAGAATTAATAGCTAATGATTCAAATTCATATTATGGAACGAATATAGATAATACTTATAACACTATGGAAGATAAGACTTTAGATAAAAGATTAAGTTTTGATTATAATATTGTACTTAATAGTAACTTTAATATAATTATAATGTTATTTTTTGCCTTTACAGTAACCTCTAACTTTATCCTTTTATCAATATTGAATAGACTAGAGTTTAAAGAAAGAATGGAGATATTAAATAATATAAATAATATAGAAGATGAAGACGAAGTGTTGAGTATAGACCCTATTATGTCTAAAGTATATAAAGATTTAAAAGATAAATTTGATTCTCATATTGAAGATTATAAAAGATTAAATTCATATTTATCTCATGAACAAAAAAATGCCATAGCAATACTTAGAACAAGCTTAGAATTAAGCGGAAATGAAGAACTATTGAATACTCTCAATAAAGTTGCAAATAATGTAGAAGATGTACTTGCAATAAGTGATACAAAAAATAATGAAGATATGTATGAAGTTGACATAGCTTTAATATGTGCACAAGTATGTGACCACTATTCTAAAGTATATGCTAATTTAAGTTTTGATTTTGATGAAGATGAAAATATGAGTATCTATGGGAAAGAAAAGTGGATTTATAGAGGTGTATCCAATCTTTTAGACAATGCAATAAAATATGGTGAAGGTAAAGATATATGTGTAAATGTGAAAAATCAAAAAGGTAGTGTTATTGTATCAGTAAGAGATAATGGCATTGGAATGAGCAAACAGAGTATGAAAAAAATATTTTACGATAGATATAGAATAAATGAATTAAATAAAGATGGATATGGTATAGGTCTTAGTTTAGTAAAACATGTATGTAACTTATGTAATGGATTTATATGGGTAGAAAGTGAAGAAGGTAAAGGGTCAATTTTTTATTTAGTATTTAAAGAATATAAAGAATAA
- the trxA gene encoding thioredoxin, which yields MAKIINNNEFINEVNNKDGLVVVDFFATWCGPCKMLSPVYEALGNEMSEKANFLKVDIDQSMELAQKFEISTVPTVIIFKDGKPIDRLIGFIPKDNLKNKIESYI from the coding sequence ATGGCAAAAATAATAAATAACAATGAATTTATAAATGAAGTAAATAACAAAGATGGATTAGTAGTGGTGGATTTCTTTGCTACATGGTGTGGACCTTGTAAAATGTTATCACCAGTATACGAGGCTTTAGGAAACGAAATGTCTGAAAAAGCAAATTTCTTAAAAGTAGATATAGACCAAAGTATGGAATTAGCCCAAAAGTTTGAAATTTCTACAGTACCAACTGTAATAATATTTAAAGATGGTAAACCTATAGATAGATTAATAGGGTTTATACCTAAAGATAATTTGAAAAATAAAATTGAATCATATATATAA
- a CDS encoding PhzF family phenazine biosynthesis protein, with the protein MNKVKIKQVDAFTTIPFGGNPAGVVTDASNISDEIKQNIAKEMNLSETAFVSESDVADFKVQFFTPGLEVDLCGHATIGTFHALLEEGKLNTNKNIFYQETKAGVLSVELKEIDNENIFMMEQNPPKFENLNSYKKEIAQMIGVKEDRLLEYPIMKVNTGIWWLVFGLKSLDDLENISPDLNKIKEFSADNNLIGITPFCIETIDKNCDYHLRSIAPYVGVTEDPVCGTGNACVSSYIVQHNILDKTDFIGEEGNFINRPGKVYVNICKENNDITSVKIGGSAYTILSGEIVY; encoded by the coding sequence ATGAATAAAGTTAAAATCAAACAAGTTGATGCATTTACAACAATACCTTTTGGAGGAAATCCTGCTGGTGTAGTCACTGATGCATCCAATATTTCTGACGAAATCAAACAGAATATAGCAAAGGAAATGAATTTATCAGAGACTGCATTTGTTTCAGAATCTGATGTAGCAGATTTCAAGGTTCAATTTTTCACACCTGGCTTAGAAGTTGACTTGTGTGGTCATGCTACAATAGGAACATTCCATGCTCTTTTAGAAGAAGGAAAACTTAATACTAATAAGAATATCTTTTATCAAGAGACAAAAGCTGGTGTACTATCTGTAGAACTTAAGGAAATAGATAATGAAAACATATTTATGATGGAACAAAATCCTCCTAAATTCGAAAATCTAAATAGCTATAAAAAAGAGATTGCACAAATGATAGGTGTAAAAGAAGATAGACTTCTTGAATATCCAATTATGAAAGTAAATACAGGAATTTGGTGGCTTGTTTTTGGATTAAAGTCTCTAGATGATTTAGAAAATATTTCTCCAGACTTAAATAAAATAAAAGAATTTAGTGCTGATAATAATCTAATTGGAATAACTCCATTTTGTATAGAAACTATAGATAAAAATTGTGACTATCATTTAAGATCTATAGCTCCATATGTTGGAGTCACAGAAGACCCTGTATGTGGAACTGGCAATGCTTGTGTATCATCTTATATAGTACAACACAATATTTTAGATAAAACTGACTTTATTGGTGAAGAAGGAAACTTCATAAATAGACCTGGAAAGGTATATGTAAATATATGTAAAGAAAACAATGATATCACTTCTGTAAAAATTGGAGGAAGCGCCTATACTATTTTAAGTGGAGAAATTGTGTATTAA
- a CDS encoding response regulator transcription factor, with translation MRVLIIEDNKELSYNMKIGLENEGLVVDIANCGLDGEEKAFINDYDAILLDLNLPDRDGIEILEFFRSNNLNTPIIIVTARDGVNELAKGLDLGADDYIVKPFQIIELRARIQAVIRRFYGRTNSNIEAGPLTISPSSRKVYVYNKEVNLGTKEFDIAEYIASRYPDIVSSIDISEHVYDEYFDPLSSVLRVHIARLKKKLREVAGKEIIITTRGIGYSICKD, from the coding sequence ATGAGAGTATTAATAATAGAAGATAATAAAGAGCTTTCTTATAATATGAAGATAGGGCTGGAAAATGAAGGATTAGTAGTAGATATAGCAAATTGCGGATTAGATGGAGAAGAGAAAGCATTTATAAATGACTATGATGCTATATTATTAGATTTAAATTTACCAGATAGAGATGGAATAGAGATATTAGAATTTTTTAGAAGTAATAATCTAAATACTCCTATAATAATTGTAACAGCAAGAGATGGAGTAAATGAATTGGCAAAAGGTCTTGATTTGGGAGCTGATGATTATATAGTAAAGCCATTTCAAATTATAGAATTGAGAGCTAGGATACAAGCAGTTATAAGAAGATTTTATGGTAGGACAAATTCAAATATAGAGGCAGGTCCTCTTACAATAAGTCCATCATCTAGAAAAGTGTATGTGTATAACAAAGAAGTAAACTTAGGAACTAAAGAATTTGATATAGCAGAATATATTGCAAGTAGATATCCAGATATTGTATCAAGTATAGATATATCAGAACATGTTTATGATGAATACTTTGACCCATTATCATCTGTATTAAGGGTGCATATAGCTAGATTAAAAAAGAAATTAAGAGAAGTTGCAGGAAAAGAGATAATAATAACTACTAGAGGGATAGGATATTCTATATGCAAGGATTAA
- a CDS encoding FtsX-like permease family protein, translating to MYILNNAIKNLLRNKLRNSFSTVVILLMVLAILISSIINSNVNVIKANYEKKFESEVQIKLDAKKIVQSDSGESLIKYSNLSVNDYLNFAKSKYVKKVSFIGNITAHFDNKKYNSNDDRQILYDDMRAENCGIMGYTEKNESLKHYNLEKVKGRLFQKDNECMVSEEFIDINKLKIGDTISLLSDYSTNTKLNLKIVGTYKKKDNKNVNDIEIAQDESIYDNILTTYNTLVEFEKKIESENSIIYTNARFLLIDSNSRKDFEKEVRDKGLSDIYKVTIDEFAYSKLITPMQHLSNIAFTVTLGILILGSILLMINSIISIKKIKYYISVLILTGMPKFKIVQSFICESIMITLVCLILGGGIVSISASKLSNYVFEYQNQYNVIHNVDLLNNREYKNIDINSDDIKQEIKSLRDKLIPNLIFKIIIVAIILILLTSIVAIYSTIVYKPIQIIYDRN from the coding sequence GTGTATATTTTAAATAATGCAATCAAAAACTTACTTAGAAATAAATTGCGTAATTCATTTAGTACAGTTGTTATATTATTGATGGTCTTAGCAATATTAATTTCCTCAATAATAAATTCAAACGTTAATGTGATAAAGGCGAATTATGAGAAAAAATTTGAATCAGAAGTTCAAATTAAGCTTGATGCTAAAAAGATTGTTCAAAGTGATTCAGGAGAATCTCTAATAAAATATAGTAACTTGAGTGTAAATGATTATTTAAATTTTGCAAAGTCAAAATATGTAAAAAAAGTATCTTTTATTGGAAATATCACAGCACACTTTGATAATAAAAAATATAATTCTAATGATGACAGACAAATCTTATATGATGATATGAGGGCTGAAAATTGCGGGATTATGGGATATACAGAAAAGAATGAAAGTCTTAAGCACTATAATCTGGAAAAGGTAAAAGGGCGATTATTTCAAAAAGATAATGAATGTATGGTAAGCGAAGAATTTATTGATATTAATAAGTTGAAAATTGGAGACACGATATCTCTATTAAGTGATTATAGTACTAATACAAAACTGAATTTAAAAATAGTAGGAACATATAAGAAAAAAGATAATAAGAATGTTAACGATATAGAAATAGCTCAAGATGAAAGTATATATGATAATATATTAACTACGTATAATACTTTAGTAGAATTTGAAAAGAAGATTGAATCAGAAAATTCAATAATTTATACAAATGCTAGGTTTTTATTGATAGACTCTAATAGTAGAAAAGATTTTGAGAAAGAGGTAAGAGATAAAGGTCTAAGTGACATTTATAAAGTTACTATAGATGAGTTTGCGTACAGTAAATTAATAACTCCAATGCAACATTTGTCTAATATAGCTTTTACAGTTACGCTTGGAATATTAATATTAGGTTCGATATTATTGATGATAAATTCTATAATATCAATAAAAAAAATAAAGTATTACATTAGTGTGTTAATATTAACTGGAATGCCTAAATTTAAGATAGTTCAGAGTTTCATATGTGAAAGTATTATGATAACTTTAGTATGCCTTATACTTGGAGGAGGAATTGTAAGTATATCAGCTTCAAAACTATCAAATTATGTTTTTGAATATCAAAATCAATATAATGTAATACATAATGTTGATTTACTGAATAATAGAGAATATAAAAATATAGATATAAATAGTGATGATATCAAACAAGAAATAAAAAGTTTAAGAGATAAATTGATTCCAAATCTGATATTTAAGATAATTATTGTAGCGATAATATTGATATTATTAACTAGCATAGTGGCCATATATAGTACAATTGTATATAAACCAATACAGATAATTTATGATAGAAATTAG
- a CDS encoding PTS transporter subunit EIIC, whose product MKKNKLGLWNFFQMLGKTFMFPIALLSVSGMMLGLGAGFTDPKMIAMVPFLGNEYVNMILNFMLTIGLFAFNNLGALFAMAIPLGLLKKEKEFGAFSGLVGFIAMHIGTNFYLTRADLLVAADQMSTNGQAMIMGIQTYNTSVLGGIIAGLIVYAMYDKVSNLKIPESLGFYSGPRLVPIVSLIVMSIVGLLIPIVWPPFFNAFQSLGRWISSAGPLGYFSYAVAERVTIPFGLNHLVTSVFRFTPIGGTAVIDGETYFGTLNMFMAYVENNQIIPLDLAGKMEQGKLMIQYGLAGAALAIYRTAKPENRKALKGLLISGVLTVIIGGISEPIEFLFLFISPALFAFHTFMNGLANMVLPYLGVLMGFTGDLIAFISFGVLRGTATGWPIAVLVAALYFAIYYFVFKWAILKFNIKTPGREDKEIKVSEGNGSDFKNLSTYKGQQMIAALGGKSNILSLDNCVTRLRLKLQDVSLINEDAIKEAGGIAVVKLDEHTIQVIIGTQVYSLRKQMDKAMEGHLEECND is encoded by the coding sequence ATGAAAAAAAATAAGTTAGGTCTATGGAATTTCTTCCAAATGTTAGGAAAAACGTTTATGTTCCCAATAGCATTACTTAGTGTTTCTGGTATGATGCTAGGTCTTGGGGCTGGTTTTACAGATCCTAAGATGATTGCAATGGTTCCATTTCTAGGAAATGAATATGTTAATATGATTTTAAATTTCATGTTAACAATAGGATTATTTGCATTTAATAACTTGGGAGCATTATTTGCAATGGCAATTCCATTAGGATTATTAAAAAAAGAAAAAGAGTTTGGTGCATTTTCAGGTTTAGTAGGATTTATAGCAATGCATATAGGTACAAATTTTTATTTAACAAGAGCTGATTTATTAGTAGCAGCAGACCAAATGTCAACTAATGGTCAAGCCATGATTATGGGTATACAAACATATAACACAAGTGTTTTAGGTGGTATTATAGCAGGTTTAATTGTTTATGCAATGTATGATAAAGTTAGTAATTTGAAAATACCAGAATCACTAGGATTCTATAGTGGACCAAGATTAGTTCCAATTGTTAGTTTAATAGTTATGAGTATTGTGGGATTATTAATACCTATTGTTTGGCCACCATTTTTCAATGCGTTCCAAAGTTTAGGAAGATGGATTTCTTCAGCAGGGCCATTAGGATATTTCTCATATGCAGTAGCTGAAAGGGTTACAATACCATTTGGATTAAACCACCTTGTAACATCTGTATTCCGTTTTACACCAATAGGTGGAACTGCTGTTATTGATGGAGAAACATACTTTGGAACATTGAATATGTTTATGGCATATGTGGAGAATAATCAGATTATACCTCTTGATTTAGCTGGTAAAATGGAGCAAGGTAAATTAATGATTCAATATGGTTTGGCTGGAGCTGCATTAGCTATATATCGTACAGCAAAACCAGAAAATAGAAAAGCACTTAAAGGACTTTTAATATCAGGAGTGTTGACAGTTATTATAGGTGGAATAAGTGAACCAATAGAGTTTTTATTCTTATTTATCTCACCAGCATTATTTGCTTTCCATACATTTATGAATGGTTTAGCAAACATGGTACTTCCATACTTAGGTGTATTAATGGGATTCACAGGAGATTTAATAGCATTTATAAGTTTTGGAGTCTTGAGAGGAACAGCTACAGGATGGCCAATAGCAGTATTAGTAGCAGCTTTATACTTTGCAATATATTACTTTGTATTTAAATGGGCAATTCTTAAATTTAATATAAAAACTCCAGGACGTGAAGATAAAGAAATAAAAGTTTCTGAAGGAAATGGTTCAGATTTTAAAAATCTATCTACATACAAAGGTCAGCAAATGATAGCAGCACTAGGAGGGAAATCTAACATACTATCATTAGACAATTGTGTAACTAGATTACGTTTAAAATTACAAGATGTATCACTAATAAATGAAGATGCAATTAAAGAAGCTGGTGGTATAGCAGTTGTTAAATTAGATGAACACACAATTCAAGTAATTATAGGTACTCAAGTGTATTCTTTAAGAAAGCAAATGGATAAGGCGATGGAAGGTCATTTGGAGGAATGTAATGATTAA
- a CDS encoding PRD domain-containing protein: protein MNIKKVFNNNVVVSSLEDGTEIIVTGAGVGFKKKVGDLIDESLISKKYFVQDNQKDKYNQILNKTSIEYFKISEEIIEKANEVLNTQVNDSIILALTSHIEFAVQREKQGIKLPNLILNETKQLYREEFEFGLWAIDEIEKKIGIKLPEDEAGYIAIHIINGLENSQKDEGINILEFSKQVVQIIEEVHGFKLDVNSLNYSRLITHLKFFVQRILRKETYKDSDVEDMYKLVNKNYNKPKVCTEEIAALVLDRFEYKISKEEELYLMIHINKITNSGC from the coding sequence GTGAATATAAAAAAAGTATTTAATAACAATGTAGTAGTAAGCTCCCTAGAAGATGGCACAGAAATAATTGTAACTGGTGCTGGAGTTGGATTCAAGAAAAAAGTAGGAGATTTGATAGATGAAAGTTTGATTTCTAAGAAATATTTTGTTCAAGATAATCAAAAAGACAAATACAATCAAATACTTAATAAAACCTCAATTGAATATTTTAAAATTTCAGAAGAAATTATAGAAAAAGCTAATGAAGTTTTAAATACTCAAGTAAATGATTCAATAATATTGGCTTTAACTAGTCACATAGAATTCGCTGTCCAAAGAGAAAAACAGGGTATAAAATTACCAAACCTGATACTTAATGAAACAAAACAACTTTATAGAGAAGAATTTGAATTTGGATTATGGGCAATTGATGAAATTGAAAAAAAGATAGGTATAAAGTTGCCTGAAGATGAAGCAGGCTATATTGCTATTCATATAATCAATGGATTAGAAAATTCTCAAAAAGATGAAGGTATTAATATACTAGAGTTTTCAAAACAAGTTGTTCAGATAATAGAAGAAGTACATGGATTTAAATTAGATGTAAACTCACTGAATTACTCTAGGCTTATAACTCACTTAAAGTTTTTCGTTCAAAGAATTTTAAGAAAAGAAACTTACAAAGATAGTGATGTTGAAGATATGTATAAACTAGTAAATAAAAACTATAATAAACCTAAAGTATGTACTGAAGAAATTGCAGCATTGGTATTAGACAGATTTGAATATAAAATTAGTAAAGAAGAAGAATTATATCTAATGATTCATATAAATAAAATAACAAACAGTGGTTGTTAG